CATGTTCTGCATGATCTGTAACCTTCAAACCACTTTCTTacctcatttttattcagcacTCTTGTAAGATAGTCTGAACAGTGTAAATGATTTGGGGGGGGGTGAGGGGAGGGGGTTTCTGTTGCCGAGCAGCgagttgaaaataaaacctaGTGTTGCCGACACTAGTCGCAGACAAAATGAAGTGAgccatgtttttgttcagttaaaTGGTGTTTGAATTTCATATGCCAATAGTTTTGTTACTTTGcaaaattttattgtatttaaataaaagcaatattcCGATTCCAAGATGTGGTTTCACTCGCTCTCACCTGCTTGTGTGGCTCGGCTCTCGTTTCGACATTCCAACTGGTCACAGTAGCCGACGTGTGTCTGGTCAGGATTACTAAAACCACACCTCATAACTCCACCCTTGTTAACTTTTTCCCTGTTAGCTGGTAAGTCTTATGAGCCGTTAGCTAATAAGTGACAAGGTGACATTTAATTAGCCATTAGCTTTGATCAGtttaagtatattttttccAGACTGAACTGGTTCAGTAGCTGCTTGCTCTTTGGGTCTAAATTATACAGTTAAAGTAACTAATCCCAGAGGGAAAGCTCCAaggaggcggggctaggtccactcAGGTGTTTTGCATAGCTCAATGGTTGCCACTGGAGATTAGAGAATTTCTCAAACTTAGGAAAGAATGAAGGCAACACTCCAGACATGTTTACGATAAAGGAATAGCATAACCGCAAATTATGCTACCGAAAatgttgattgtttttaaataatattgagaATCAGAAGTCATGGTCATGATGCTGGATCAGgatcagtattttatttaaagaactttACAAAACTGGCAGAAAAACGTTCTTTCCCCACATGCCATCCTAACAAATACGTCGTgttctctgaaaacaaaatgctttttaaaaagtgtccGTAGTGTTAACAGTTCTGAGTCAtaacagggagaaaaaaaaaagtttaaaatattcccCTGCACTGAGTTGTCACAACACAAAAAGTTGAATACACCGACATCGAGGAGAAAATGGAAGCTTTTCCCAACTGTTCCGGTAACAGAGCAGCCGTGTGAATCCTACTCGTTTGTCCCATCCAGGCTTCCCTCTCAGTGGCATCACAGCAACTCGGCACACGTCCCGTCGTTGGGGCGGTGTCGGGGCGGGACGGAGGGTCTTTGGGGCGTCATCTCTTCCTTCACGTCAGTTTAACCCACGGTAACAAACCTGCTGCCCCGGCCGCTCTGCGCCGTGGCGACTCGCCGATCCTTGAGGATGCGGAAACGCTCGTTCAGAGTCATAGACGTTTGCTGgggaggcaaaaacaaaaaaacacagacactaATGAATGAccgggagggaaaaaaaataaaataaaattttttaaaaaatcacctGAAGGAAGAAATCCGAACGTCTTCTTACCGGCTTCCCAACGCTGTTGATGTCAAACTGCAGAGGGACTCCTTTAGGGACCTTCTTCTCCTCCGTCTCCACCTTAACCGGAGCCGAGCTGACGGGCGGCGGGTGCAGCGTCCAGGCAGTAGGGGGCCTACGAGCAAGTTAAACACATATGCTGTTGGAGGCAGAGGTGTGTTAAGATACGTTATCCCGCCACAGAACTTTCTACTTCGGAGGAGGTGGCACTGAACGCTCACTCTGGTTGAGTTCTGGCTGTCGGGTTGTCAATAGAAACAGTCAGAATTCCACTGCCGGCTGTAGACGTGCGCCACCTAGTGGGCAAGCAGGAGAGCTGCGTCACGCATACAGAtatgcatgtttatttttttaaatcaatttataaGGCATTCATTTTAGATATATGAACTTAAGACTTTTAAGGGACGCCCAGCCTCTCTTTCTAATGGATCCAACCAATCGCACTGAGGACACTTACTGTCGCATTCTGACTGGAGGAGTGTGAAGGTTTGTCTTCTGTACTTGGGCTTGAACCTGCACAGCACAGCAAGGCGATATTAAATATGTCGCCTTGGGAAACATCAGGTATGATTTCAACCACGTCAGCGTTATAGCGCAGCGCACCTTGAGCCCTCTACGGAAAAGGAAGGTGGCCTGGCGAGCCTCCCTCTGCGTCTGCTGGACCGGCGGCAGAGGTCTGCAGAGAGGAAAGCACAAGCTGTGGAAACGCTCCAGAGGGATGGGGCCGTGTCTGAGCGGGGCCCATCGGGTCTCACCGTCGCCGCAGCTGGAACGGTCTCCTAGAcgatgacgacgacgacgacaACGCTGCCGCGTTCTGGCCTCTCTGTGGATCGGGCTGCCGGTACGGCCGCCTCGGCACCTCCGGCCTCCTGTACTGGGCCTCCGAGCGCTGAATGAAGGGCCTCGTCCGCGGACGCGCTTTCTGACAAACAaggtgaaaaaaagagacaaaaatgcattttaatccatttattgcagaaagaaaataaagatcaCTTCAGAAACAAGAGGAAGACTGCAGACTTCACAGCTGCGTAACAGACACTGAAAGAATCTGGCTGTTCGATGGGAAGCTAAGTGAAAGGAAAAGCTGTTGCAGCAAAATGCGAGCCACGAGTTTGGGAAAGATTCACCATAAATGCTGCTCGCAGAGCCGCTTCACTCCGACCATTCCTTATGCTCCATAGTCTCTAAAGTTTAGTTTGTTCCCAAAATTTCATCTCCAGTATGGAGTCACGTCTCCGGTTGGATGTCTGATtatgaaaatcttaaaaacaagaagaaattaGATGCCGTTTATTAAACGTGTTTAAGTCAGATTTACAAAACATTCACAGATATTTCTACAGATGATAGGATTCGACTAGAACCTGCAAAAATTCTGTCCAACGGGGATGAATGGATGAGAAACGAACAATACGACAGTCAGCTTTAAGCTGAATCATTCATAGCTTCTATAAACATGTGTTATTTTACTTCACCACCGCAGGAAGCTTCATATGCGACGCTCTGTGTTTAGTAAACAATCACTTTCACACTGTACTTCCTGTGGACAGAGGCCTCCTCTCACATTTCCAACTGTGAGAACTTCACTCTCAATGTGTTAACAGCACAGAAGGAGTCCAGAATATCCACTGATAGAGATTTTCTGTTAAACGGAACCAGAGATTCCCTCTTGGGCCTTGAACGCATCATCTGCCGACCTCTCCCAGTCTGGGTGTTACCTGGCTGGCTGCTGATCTGTTCAGCACTCCGGCTCGTTTCAGCAGGACGGCGGGCCTCCTGGCCGCCAGCCCGGTGATGACCCCCTGACCCCGCCGCCGACCCACCAGAGGAGGAACCCTCCTGTTTCTTAGCACAGCCGCGCCTCCTCGAGGTGCGCCACCTCCTGGTGAGATGACAATTTGCCCACATTTGTGATTAATTGTAACGGGACCTCGCCGCAGTAGCAGGGGAAGGTTAGCTCCCacctctctgtgctgctgctccGCTCCTGGTTTGACTCAAACGGCCTTTCTGCTTGAACGGTCTGCGGTTCACATTAGCTTGTCTTCTTATCAActgtttctcctttttatttagGCGAATTATGTCATCTGTCGAAATGAGAACAGCGAGAAATGCCATGTTTATATTTATCCAGACTGCCTGGCTGATGCTATTAAGCAGATGCTAACATAGCAAGGAATctatttttggtattaaaaaacAGGAGAATGTTACCTAAGGACATATCGACTTTATCGGGAACGGCCGCCATTTCCCTCCGTCTTGTGCTGAAACCACCGTTCTTCATCACTCAAACCAGGACAGCCGCTCCAGAAATGGACCAGCAGCCAGCGGAAGGTTCTGCTGGCTTCTGGAGCTCTGCCACAACAGAGGAACCTCCTCCAGGAGGAACGCCTCCTCTTCttcgttttctttttccctttcttcttCTGGTGCTTTTTGACCATTGGCAAGAAAACTGAAGATTTGCgttactgccatctactggtaTGGACTGTAGCTCATGATGgtttcatttctaaaacaataaataaatagataaataaatacaacacaacctatctatctatctatctatctatctatctatctatctatctatctatctatctatctatctatctatctatctatctatctatctatctatctaNNNNNNNNNNNNNNNNNNNNNNNNNNNNNNNNNNNNNNNNNNNNNatctatctatctatctatctatctatctatctatctatctatctatctatctatctatctatctatctatctatctatctatctatctatctatcgcttctttgtggtttatttgtggattttcaAGTGTGTACTGCCACCGACCGCTACGGAGTGGATATGATGgggatttaaaaatgaattttagcGTACAGTGTCGTTCTGTCTAGAAATTGAATAACTTTCGTTTGTGTTTTCTATATTCataaagataaagaaatgtAACCCTTTTCTAACTTCttgcaccatttttttttaaatataagtcGATTTAGTCATAGAGCGAACTATTTAATTGAACATTTAATTCTTCTGTCTGCGGGTCAAATGTCTACGAATTATGAGCCAAAAATGAGTAAGGATATGTAAGTATTTTTACAACTATCTTGCCATACACTACTGATGCCAAGAATATCGAGTAATTACACAATGAGCTTGCCATAAGTTATGGCCATCGGAGATCTTCTCAGAGAGGCATGACGGGACGTGTAGTCAAATCCAATGAAAACAGTGTTACGAAAGCTGTCACCAGCGTGCTCATGTAAGTGGTTGTGTAAAGCGGAGAAGAGAAGGTTACGTGAGcggctgttttctgtttgcttcctTGTCTTTCTTCCATTAAAATGAGCTTTCACGACTGACTGCAGCTAAAAAGGCCGGTCCTGAAGGCTTCCGCCGTGTATGCTGCTCCGTGTGTGGAAAAGGTTTGTCGTTTTGCTGCTGGGCTCTTTGAATGGAAGTTTGGTTCATTGATAGACACATTAACATTAGCTTGTGCATGTTTTTTGCCAATTAAtgtattcacttttttttttttttttgcaaattcttttgtttttgctcgcGAGCGCTTCAAGTTTCCTCTGTGCTTTTCCTACTTCAGATCTCATCTTCTCACCGCACCGATAACAGCCCCGAGGCTCGCGCGCCTCCCCAATCAGGCTCGCAGACCGACGCTCTTCTCTTCATTCGGCGGAGCCACCATGTCGGAGAAAAAACGCAAGGCGAAGACTGCCGCGGGAGTCAAGGAGCCCAGCGCCAAGCAGCCGAGGCTGGAGAAGGCGGAGAAAGCCGCGGGCTGGCTGCAGAGCCTGGTGAAGCAGCAGAGGGAGGACAAGAAGGACATGAAGTTCAACGAGAAGCGCCAGCGGTTTCTCACCGACACGGAGAAGATCAAGCAGGGCTCGGAGGGGGTGCTGTACTGGATGCAGAGAGACCACAGGGTGCAAGGTGACAATATGCCACACAACAATCTGCCAGACTCATGAGGACGTGTATACTACTGTATGTTTCACTTCTCCTATCCAACCTTAATAAAGATAACTGGGCCTTGATCCGTGCGCAGCAGCTGGCTGCAAAGGAAGAGCTCCCCCTGCATGCGTGTTTCTGTCTGGTGGTCTCGAAATCGGAGCTGTCCACACTGAGACATTACGCTTTTCTGCTGAAGGGACTGCAAGAAGTCGCAAAGGTaacactttgtgtgttttcacaaaatatataaaacgaGTGAAACATTTAGTTGCATCAAGATGcttaaaacaaggaaaaattGCTTCAaattaaccaaatattttagcaggacgaatttaatttcattttcactAAATCGGCCCAGAATgagaaattcaaactttttttcaacTTGTAAAGCCAGCAGTAAACATGGCATATTTACCCATAGAGTTCAACTTATTTATGCATGCTCAAAGATATTCATACACCCTCTGCAATATTCAGCCTTATAGTCAGTAAAGATAATTTGCGGTGGTGTATCAGCATCATCCTCGTATTAAGAAAGGAGCTCCTGGTCCTGAAATGTGCAACTAGCTGCCTAAACATAAAGTGCGATTGTCgcaatattaaacttttaaacttgacatgatgctaaaaaaaataccattttTGATACAGTGGCaaattttttttgaatgaactgcatatttttaagacgagatttttaaaaaatcaattacaGTATGACAGTAGTTTAACTTGGTTGCATTCAAAGCCAATAAATTCAGCTCTTGTTTATTAAAGGatatcatttgaaaatatcacttccCTGTTTGGCAAAAATAGTAGACAAGATAACACCTACTATAGGTGCTAATGTCTAATAATAGTAATTACAGTGCAGTATTGCTTTCTTACATAGTAAATTTGTCCCTTGCTCTACAATGTCTTATTCcgtttatataaataaacatatggtatatttatatttcagtgATATTCTAAAACACTGAagtgcatgcaaaaaaaaaaaaaaaacaggaagaggcAAACACTTTTCCACCCCACTCTAAAACAGGCTCACATTAACGAGCCCAACTTTAATCccactgaaaatgtttggacTGTGATCTGAGCCAGAAAACGAACGGCTGCATTCACACTTCCTCTGACCTACTAACCACAGCAGAGTTTATGTAACTGAGTTATACCTGTTGCCAGTGAACACACCTTTGAAAGAGTCAGTCGTTTggcattttaatcaaaagctgCATATGGCAGGTTGTTAAGGAACAGTGAGTTTCAGCCTGGCTCTCCTGTCTGCGTCCCAACAGGACTGCAAGCAACTGAACATCCAGTTCCACCTGCTGCTCGGGGCTCCTGGAGAAGTGCTGCCCAGATTTGTGTTGGATCGCGCTTTGGGCGCCGTGGTGACCGACTTCTCCCCCCTCAGAGAGCCTCAGCAGTGGCTGAACGACGTCAAAAAGAAGCTTTCCAAGGACATCCCCCTCATACAGGTTGGAAGAGCTGAGCACACAGAAAATAACTCACTGCAACTCGCACAACTTTGACTTGTCGAAGCTACAAACTTTAATgcttttactgtgattttaataatatagagcaacacaaagtgtgTAACTGTTCAGTGAAAGGAAAGTggtcaattgttttttttttttccaggacatAAAAATCTTAtagaatgttcaataatttcacagaATTCCCATCCAGAACCAcacggcattctgggggatgtaggcacaGTTAAGGCTTTAgccgctcaacctctcacagccagctaagttaggttggtggcatcaaaTAACTtgctcgctctttggttacctagcaacaacctgtcgAGTAACTTGTTTGGATAAAGCAGGAAAGGTCACGGCAGCAGTTTGGCAGTATGtcgaagcaaaaaaaaaataataatcaacaaTTATCAGTATCGACATATGAAACGCTTATATTGTGACATGTTTTTCAGCCAGATGGTCCAGAGCAACGTCTTCCATCGTCTGCTGCGTCCCTGTGTGATTTATTTCTACAATTTCTTATTCTGTTTATATAAATAAGTATAtgatatatttaaatttcaGTGATATTCacatctgatttttatgttttcattggaaacaaaaatgactaTGTATTCCTTTCATACCACGTCGCACTTAttctttactttgtgttgaacTACGGTATAAAATTAGCTACATTTGTATTGTTTCCACCGTCTCCTGTTATTTCTGAC
The Poecilia reticulata strain Guanapo linkage group LG17, Guppy_female_1.0+MT, whole genome shotgun sequence DNA segment above includes these coding regions:
- the LOC103479059 gene encoding UAP56-interacting factor isoform X1; translated protein: MKNGGFSTRRREMAAVPDKVDMSLDDIIRLNKKEKQLIRRQANVNRRPFKQKGRLSQTRSGAAAQRGGGAPRGGAAVLRNRRVPPLVGRRRGQGVITGLAARRPAVLLKRAGVLNRSAASQKARPRTRPFIQRSEAQYRRPEVPRRPYRQPDPQRGQNAAALSSSSSSSRRPFQLRRRPLPPVQQTQREARQATFLFRRGLKVQAQVQKTNLHTPPVRMRQWRTSTAGSGILTVSIDNPTARTQPEPPTAWTLHPPPVSSAPVKVETEEKKVPKGVPLQFDINSVGKPVRRRSDFFLQQTSMTLNERFRILKDRRVATAQSGRGSRFVTVG
- the LOC103479059 gene encoding UAP56-interacting factor isoform X2 — protein: MKNGGFSTRRREMAAVPDKVDMSLDDIIRLNKKEKQLIRRQANVNRRPFKQKGRLSQTRSGAAAQRGGGAPRGGAAVLRNRRVPPLVGRRRGQGVITGLAARRPAVLLKRAGVLNRSAASQKARPRTRPFIQRSEAQYRRPEVPRRPYRQPDPQRGQNAAALSSSSSSSRRPFQLRRRPLPPVQQTQREARQATFLFRRGLKVQAQVQKTNLHTPPVRMRQWRTSTAGSGILTVSIDNPTARTQPEPPTAWTLHPPPVSSAPVKVETEEKKVPKGVPLQFDINSVGKPQTSMTLNERFRILKDRRVATAQSGRGSRFVTVG